The nucleotide sequence AAATCTCCAAAAAGTCAACAACTTTATCCTAAACTCAACATTGAAAGACTACTAGCATAAGCGTTGATAAATTCTGAAACGACAAGCACATCAATATAAATTTGACTACTTGCTTTTAAGATATTCTTAAAAGCTTTAGAGTAAGTCCGAACTTCGGAACTTCGCCGGTTCTGTGGTGGACCGTACAAGTACATCCAAATATTAGCATCGAGAAATAATTTATCTTGGCAAGTAAAGTTGTGTTGCCCCACCGCTGCTATTTTCTGTGTCATCGCCATCATCTTCCAATGTTTCTTGAACCACTTTGTTGAATCTTTCTGGGTCTTTGAAGTACAATTTGGCATTATCAACTACACGCTTCAAAAGTGCAAGATCGTCTTGTTCCATATCTTCCACTTTTAACTGAGCCCGAATGTGCTCTTCACTGAATGTTCCATATAATTGGCCAATCGCGGCATTCAGGAAAGCCGAGGTTAGCGTCGTGACGTTGTGAAATGAAAGGACCACCTTTCGCTCCGTTTCAAGAGCAGTATTGAGAC is from Candidatus Poribacteria bacterium and encodes:
- a CDS encoding STAS-like domain-containing protein, whose translation is MSEEIKISIFEVVGSPLCVASSDGQKVYERLNTALETERKVVLSFHNVTTLTSAFLNAAIGQLYGTFSEEHIRAQLKVEDMEQDDLALLKRVVDNAKLYFKDPERFNKVVQETLEDDGDDTENSSGGATQLYLPR